Proteins co-encoded in one Balearica regulorum gibbericeps isolate bBalReg1 chromosome 16, bBalReg1.pri, whole genome shotgun sequence genomic window:
- the NPBWR2 gene encoding neuropeptides B/W receptor type 2, with product MGSSSLWNDLNSTCSNAGNNCYLDNSMRFNLTFQEQAADFYIVLPVIYSVICAVGLTGNTAVIYVILKAPKMKTVTNMFILNLAIADDLFTLVLPINIAEHLLHYWPFGEVLCKVILSIDHYNIFSSIYFLTVMSIDRYLVVLATVRSKRMPHRTYRAARIVSLCIWILVTIIVLPFIIFANVYIDDLEIKSCGLNFPKPERFWFKASRIYTLILGFAIPVSTICILYTMMLYKLRNMHLNSNAKALDKAKKKVTIMVFIVLAVCLFCWTPFHLATIVALTTDLPQTSMVIGISYFITSLSYANSCLNPFLYAFLDDSFRKSFRKMLECRTS from the coding sequence ATGGGAAGCAGCTCTCTTTGGAATGATTTGAACAGCACCTGCAGCAATGCAGGCAACAACTGCTACCTGGACAACAGTATGAGGTTCAACTTAACCTTCCAAGAGCAGGCAGCTGATTTCTACATTGTCCTACCTGTGATTTACTCAGTGATCTGCGCTGTTGGGCTCACAGGCAACACTGCTGTCATCTATGTGATCCTCAAGGCCCCCAAGATGAAGACTGTGACAAACATGTTCATCCTGAACCTTGCTATAGCTGATGACCTGTTCACACTTGTCTTGCCCATTAATATTGCTGAACACCTCCTCCACTACTGGCCCTTTGGAGAAGTTCTCTGCAAGGTTATCTTGTCCATAGACCACTACAATATCTTCTCCAGCATTTATTTCCTAACAGTGATGAGCATAGACAGGTATCTGGTAGTACTGGCTACAGTCAGGTCCAAGAGGATGCCACATCGTACATACCGAGCAGCCAGGATTGTCAGTTTGTGCATCTGGATCCTAGTCACCATCATAGTTCTCCCTTTCATCATCTTTGCCAATGTCTACATAGATGACCTGGAGATCAAGAGTTGTGGTCTCAATTTCCCCAAGCCTGAAAGGTTTTGGTTCAAAGCCAGCAGGATCTATACACTCATTCTTGGCTTTGCCATCCCAGTATCCACCATCTGCATCCTCTATACCATGATGCTCTACAAGCTAAGGAACATGCACTTGAACTCTAATGCTAAAGCCCTCGACAAAGCCAAGAAGAAAGTCACTATTATGGTCTTCATAGTCCTAGCTGTGTGTCTCTTCTGTTGGACCCCCTTCCACTTGGCCACCATTGTGGCTTTGACCACTGACTTGCCCCAGACCTCCATGGTCATTGGTATATCCTACTTCATCACCAGCCTAAGCTATGCCAATTCATGCTTGAATCCTTTCTTGTATGCTTTCCTGGATGACAGTTTTCGGAAAAGTTTCCGGAAGATGCTGGAATGCAGAACTTCTTGA